A genomic region of Ictidomys tridecemlineatus isolate mIctTri1 chromosome 10, mIctTri1.hap1, whole genome shotgun sequence contains the following coding sequences:
- the Syngr3 gene encoding synaptogyrin-3 isoform X1: MGTWRSILRECLQFGRGHASKGGRGGRKQGLRPRAWTWWGALARPRPARPRRGRRALPGGGSSGGGGGGSSSIRSISILGSSRGRPRAGPAGQTDRGCQGRGAAGASHGGRLVRRGPRGGRPGPRELCAAAPDPAAGRVLGEWPLPSLPLWSRAPPLHASEVFSIAVFGPIVNEGYVNSDSGPELRCVFNGNAGACRFGVALGLGAFLACAAFLVLDMRFQQISSVRDRRRAVLLDLGFSGLWAFLWFVGFCFLTNQWQRTAPGPGTVQAGDAARAAIAFSFFSILSWVALTVKALQRFRLGTDMSLFATEQLGSGAGQAYPGYPVGSGVEGTETYQSPPFTETLETSPKGYQVPAY, from the exons ATGGGAACCTGGCGGTCAATCCTCAGAGAATGTCTCCAATTCGGACGCGGTCACGCAAGTAAGGGTGGGCGGGGCGGACGGAAGCAAGGGCTCAGGCCTCGCGCGTGGACCTGGTGGGGGGCGCTGGCTCGGCCCCGCCCCGCGCGCCCCCGTCGTGGCCGGCGCGCGCTCCCGGGAGGCggcagcagcggcggcggcggcggcggcagcagcagcatcCGTAGCATCAGCATCCTCGGCAGCAGCCGCGGGCGGCCTCGGGCTGGGCCTGCCGGACAGACGGACAGAGGGTGCCAGGGGCGCGGGGCCGCCGGGGCCAGCCATGGAGGGCGCCTCGTTCGGCGCGGGCCGCGCGGGGGCCGCCCTGGACCCCGTGAGCTTTGCGCGGCGGCCCCAGACCCTGCTGCGGGTCGCGTCCTGGGTGAGTGGCCCCTGCCTAGCCTCCCGCTCTGGTCTCGGGCCCCGCCTCTACACGCGTCCGAG GTGTTCTCTATCGCGGTGTTCGGCCCCATTGTCAACGAGGGCTACGTGAACTCAGACAGCGGCCCGGAACTGCGCTGCGTCTTCAACGGGAACGCGGGTGCCTGTCGCTTCGGCGTCGCGCTGGGTCTCGGGGCCTTCCTCGCCTGCGCCGCGTTCCTGGTGCTCGACATGCGCTTCCAGCAGATCAGCAGCGTCCGCGACCGCCGCCGCGCAGTACTACTGGACCTGGGCTTCTCAG GGCTCTGGGCTTTCCTGTGGTTCGTGGGTTTCTGCTTCCTCACCAATCAGTGGCAGCGCACTGCACCCGGGCCAGGCACGGTGCAGGCAGGGGACGCGGCTCGAGCAGCCATCGCCTTCAGCTTCTTCTCCATCCTCAGCTGG GTGGCGCTCACCGTGAAGGCCCTGCAGCGGTTCCGCCTGGGTACCGACATGTCACTCTTCGCTACAGAACAGCTGGGCTCTGGGGCCGGTCAAGCCTACCCTGGCTACCCAGTGGGCAGCG